From a single Sphingomonas sp. OV641 genomic region:
- a CDS encoding NADPH-dependent FMN reductase — MADRILILYGSYRSDRQGIHLANWLVRAFRERGAEPELIDAKVLDLPMLDRMYKEYPAGQAPSALAELADKIRNADAFVFVTGEYNWGVQPGLKNLTDHFLEEWYWRPAAIVSYSAGRFAGARAGVAWHSILSEMGMVVVSSTIAVSGIGRTFDAAGEPQGDSGASLTRAFPRFADDLAWWAEAAGAQRDRVTPPY, encoded by the coding sequence ATGGCCGATCGTATATTGATCTTATACGGTTCCTACCGTTCCGACCGGCAGGGCATCCATCTCGCCAATTGGCTGGTTCGCGCCTTTCGCGAACGTGGAGCCGAGCCCGAGTTGATCGACGCCAAGGTGCTCGATCTCCCCATGCTGGACCGTATGTACAAGGAATATCCAGCGGGTCAGGCGCCATCAGCGCTGGCGGAGTTGGCGGACAAGATCAGGAACGCTGATGCCTTCGTGTTCGTGACAGGTGAATATAATTGGGGTGTGCAGCCAGGGCTGAAGAACCTGACCGATCATTTCCTGGAAGAATGGTATTGGCGCCCCGCCGCGATCGTCAGCTACTCGGCCGGACGCTTTGCAGGCGCACGTGCGGGCGTCGCGTGGCACAGCATCCTGTCGGAAATGGGCATGGTCGTTGTCTCAAGCACCATCGCGGTCAGTGGCATCGGCCGGACCTTCGATGCGGCAGGCGAGCCTCAGGGCGACAGCGGTGCCTCGCTCACGCGCGCCTTTCCGCGCTTTGCCGACGATCT
- a CDS encoding GDSL-type esterase/lipase family protein, with the protein MIHSGSSPEPASILGTLAKLLFGLLVFSVITGTFLFFRFPDRTREPLPDAQVSNGRCVLWLVGSSSIHRWASAQTQLGSWQIHNRGIEGARLPELQQRVLLTAKEMAPTAIILYAGENDLADGVADAPVASRLEKLAGTLAQQAPKATILLVSMKPSPTRWSNRQAQIAVDARLRRFVAARANMEFVDAGQTLLNGGTPGPFYMDDGIHLSSAGYRVWGDEIERHLDRSFDLSSERCSRTRLASKG; encoded by the coding sequence ATGATCCACTCTGGTTCATCACCTGAACCTGCGTCTATACTCGGGACCCTGGCCAAGCTCCTTTTTGGCCTCTTGGTGTTCAGCGTGATCACCGGCACGTTCTTGTTCTTCAGGTTTCCTGATCGAACGCGTGAGCCCTTGCCAGATGCTCAGGTATCGAATGGGCGGTGCGTGCTGTGGCTGGTAGGCAGTTCCTCGATACATCGCTGGGCCTCGGCGCAAACCCAGCTCGGAAGCTGGCAGATTCACAATCGCGGGATCGAGGGCGCGCGCTTGCCCGAGTTGCAACAGCGGGTCCTCCTCACCGCGAAGGAGATGGCTCCAACCGCCATCATTCTCTACGCCGGCGAGAACGACCTTGCAGACGGAGTTGCCGACGCGCCTGTCGCGTCACGCCTGGAGAAACTCGCGGGGACGCTTGCACAACAGGCGCCAAAAGCAACGATCCTTTTGGTTTCGATGAAGCCGAGCCCGACCAGATGGAGCAATCGACAGGCGCAAATCGCGGTTGATGCGCGGCTTCGCCGCTTCGTCGCGGCGCGAGCGAACATGGAATTCGTCGACGCCGGGCAGACGCTCCTGAACGGCGGCACGCCAGGGCCATTCTACATGGACGATGGCATACACTTGTCCTCCGCCGGTTATCGAGTGTGGGGCGACGAGATTGAGCGACATCTGGACCGAAGCTTCGACCTCTCCTCCGAACGGTGCAGCCGCACGCGGCTTGCGAGCAAAGGATGA